A window of Tautonia plasticadhaerens contains these coding sequences:
- a CDS encoding GNAT family N-acetyltransferase yields the protein MGVGWNWCRFGELGPGELYELMGLRQRVFVLEQRCAYVDADGLDPRAWHLLGVEGGRLLASARVFERRPGGEGEASIGRVVVDRGARGVGLGRALVAEAVRGCDRLAPGRAIRIQAQAHLERFYEGFAFRRCTPPYLFDGIVHVDMTRPAG from the coding sequence ATGGGGGTCGGCTGGAACTGGTGCCGGTTCGGGGAGCTGGGCCCGGGGGAGCTCTACGAGCTGATGGGGCTCCGCCAGCGGGTGTTCGTGCTGGAGCAGCGCTGCGCGTACGTCGACGCCGACGGGCTGGACCCCCGGGCGTGGCACCTGTTGGGGGTCGAGGGCGGCCGCTTGCTGGCGTCGGCCCGGGTCTTCGAGCGTCGGCCCGGGGGCGAGGGGGAGGCGTCGATCGGCCGGGTGGTGGTGGACCGGGGGGCCCGGGGCGTCGGCCTGGGCCGGGCGCTGGTGGCGGAGGCGGTCCGGGGGTGCGACCGGCTGGCGCCCGGCCGGGCGATCCGGATCCAGGCCCAGGCCCACCTGGAGCGGTTCTACGAGGGATTCGCCTTCCGTCGCTGCACCCCGCCGTACCTGTTCGACGGGATCGTGCACGTCGACATGACGAGGCCGGCCGGCTGA
- a CDS encoding PAS domain-containing protein — MNTPHGQSGALVAPGASGWPGAPDHLPGLGWTAGPDGTVRAVAGRWLDWTGMEPGRAAGDGWLDALHPGDAGRVREQWRSSVASGSTFAARFRVGPGRDGAIRWLVARAEPSLDPGGRAVGWSGLAVAEPDRDVRDVVGDGDGDDGPSPRVSAVGEDFAIFWIASKRDYRLTSVSPSCERLLGRPVAELAGGSRSWADLAHPDDRPRVLDAYARRESGEEAAVEFRLMRPDGSEARVRDRVLPGMTGSMGDPARVFGVLEDVGGTEAADASPAGAGAEGGAEARLAELVEGLGDLFLVVDGAWRCTAANAQALGMCDPGGVGVIGRPLWEVVPELVGSEGQERLRSALAGHRAVEFEQFLGRPGLWFEFRGYPVADGLALIGRDVTEAKANRLALLEVEERYRLAAEAVVGLIYDWRVDSGLVHRSPGLLAILGIPVEEAEPTNTWWRDRIHPDDLPRLDEELARMMADPLRAHYSFEYRVRHRDGRYVDVWDKGFCLRDGRGKVVRVVGNSIDISERRHAEEALREADRMKDEFLGMLAHELRNPLSPILSAAQALRAGADDPGGELRAIIERQARHMARLVDDLLDVSRISHGKILVEPVPLDAVELVRQTLGNFGDLLRDSGLNLRAELPEGPVAVLADPTRLAQCVGNLLHNAAKFTEPGGTVSVSVSPGAEEREARITVRDTGIGIAPEVLPTLFRAYSQADRSHSRNRGGLGLGLALVKNLVEMQGGRVEVLSEGEGRGSTFTLRLPLRVDLAGRLDSLASGEHAILDHAPASRALRLLVVDDRPDMAHILSRMLRSEGHQVAVAGDAEEALEQARRLRPEVVISDIGLPGAVDGYGLAEALRADPETASALLIAVTGYARADDRAKAFRCGYDEHLTKPLDFAALCDRLAQVSPRPSPPGRRG; from the coding sequence ATGAATACACCGCACGGGCAGTCCGGGGCCTTGGTCGCCCCGGGGGCGTCGGGATGGCCCGGCGCGCCGGACCACTTGCCGGGCCTCGGCTGGACGGCCGGGCCGGACGGCACCGTCCGCGCGGTGGCCGGCCGGTGGCTCGACTGGACCGGGATGGAGCCGGGCCGGGCCGCCGGGGACGGCTGGCTCGACGCCCTGCACCCGGGGGACGCCGGGAGGGTCCGGGAGCAGTGGCGGTCGTCGGTCGCCTCGGGCTCGACGTTCGCGGCCCGGTTCCGGGTCGGGCCGGGCCGGGACGGCGCGATCCGATGGCTGGTGGCCCGGGCCGAGCCGTCGCTCGACCCGGGGGGCCGGGCGGTCGGCTGGTCGGGCCTGGCGGTGGCCGAGCCGGACCGGGACGTGCGGGACGTCGTCGGTGATGGTGACGGTGACGACGGGCCGTCGCCCAGGGTCTCGGCCGTCGGCGAGGACTTCGCCATCTTCTGGATCGCCTCGAAGCGGGACTATCGGCTGACGTCGGTCAGCCCGTCGTGCGAGCGGCTGCTGGGCCGCCCGGTCGCCGAACTGGCCGGGGGGAGCCGGTCCTGGGCGGACCTGGCCCACCCGGACGACCGGCCGAGGGTGCTCGACGCCTACGCCCGCCGCGAGTCGGGCGAGGAGGCGGCGGTCGAGTTCCGCCTGATGAGGCCCGACGGCTCGGAGGCCCGGGTCCGGGACCGGGTGCTGCCGGGCATGACCGGATCGATGGGCGACCCGGCCCGGGTCTTCGGCGTGCTGGAGGACGTGGGGGGGACCGAGGCCGCCGACGCATCGCCCGCCGGGGCCGGGGCCGAGGGCGGGGCCGAGGCGAGGCTGGCCGAGCTGGTCGAGGGGCTCGGCGACCTGTTCCTGGTCGTCGACGGCGCATGGCGATGCACCGCCGCCAACGCGCAGGCCCTGGGGATGTGCGACCCGGGGGGCGTCGGCGTGATCGGCCGGCCGCTCTGGGAGGTCGTGCCGGAGCTGGTCGGCTCGGAGGGGCAAGAACGGCTCCGGTCGGCCCTGGCCGGGCACCGGGCGGTCGAGTTCGAGCAGTTCCTCGGGCGCCCCGGCCTCTGGTTCGAGTTCCGCGGCTACCCCGTGGCCGACGGCCTGGCGCTGATCGGCCGGGACGTGACCGAGGCGAAGGCCAACCGGCTGGCGCTGCTGGAGGTCGAGGAGCGCTACCGATTGGCCGCCGAGGCGGTGGTGGGGCTGATCTACGACTGGAGGGTCGACTCGGGGCTGGTCCACCGCTCCCCGGGGCTGCTGGCCATCCTGGGGATCCCGGTGGAGGAGGCCGAGCCGACCAACACCTGGTGGCGCGACCGCATCCACCCCGACGACCTGCCCCGGCTGGACGAGGAGCTGGCCCGCATGATGGCCGACCCCCTCCGCGCCCACTACAGCTTCGAGTACCGCGTGCGGCACCGGGACGGCCGATACGTCGACGTCTGGGACAAGGGCTTCTGCCTGAGGGACGGCCGGGGGAAGGTCGTCCGGGTGGTCGGCAACTCGATCGACATCTCGGAGCGTCGCCACGCCGAGGAGGCGCTGCGCGAGGCCGACCGGATGAAGGACGAGTTCCTCGGGATGCTCGCCCACGAGCTGCGCAACCCCCTCTCGCCGATCCTCAGCGCCGCCCAGGCGCTGCGGGCCGGGGCCGACGACCCCGGGGGGGAGCTGCGGGCGATCATCGAGCGTCAGGCCCGGCACATGGCCCGGCTCGTCGACGACCTGCTGGACGTCTCCCGGATCAGCCACGGGAAGATCCTCGTCGAGCCCGTGCCGCTGGACGCCGTCGAGCTGGTCCGCCAGACGCTGGGCAACTTCGGCGACCTGCTCCGGGACTCGGGGCTGAATCTGCGGGCCGAGCTGCCCGAGGGGCCCGTCGCCGTGCTGGCCGACCCGACCCGGCTGGCCCAGTGCGTGGGGAACCTGCTGCACAACGCGGCGAAGTTCACCGAGCCGGGCGGCACGGTCTCCGTCTCCGTCTCCCCGGGCGCCGAGGAGCGGGAGGCGAGGATCACGGTGAGGGACACCGGCATCGGCATCGCCCCGGAGGTGTTGCCGACGCTCTTCCGGGCGTATTCGCAGGCCGACCGCAGCCACAGCCGGAACCGGGGGGGCCTGGGCCTGGGGCTGGCCCTGGTGAAGAACCTGGTGGAGATGCAGGGGGGCCGGGTCGAGGTGCTCAGCGAGGGCGAGGGGCGGGGCAGCACCTTCACCCTCCGGCTGCCGCTCCGGGTGGACCTGGCCGGGCGGTTGGACTCGCTCGCCTCGGGGGAGCATGCGATCCTCGACCACGCCCCGGCGAGCCGGGCGCTGCGGCTGCTGGTGGTGGACGACCGCCCGGACATGGCCCACATCCTCAGCCGGATGCTCCGCTCCGAGGGGCACCAGGTGGCCGTCGCTGGGGACGCCGAGGAGGCGTTGGAGCAGGCCCGGCGGCTCCGGCCCGAGGTGGTCATCTCCGACATCGGCCTGCCCGGCGCGGTCGACGGCTACGGCCTGGCCGAGGCCCTGCGGGCCGACCCCGAGACCGCCTCGGCACTGCTGATCGCCGTCACCGGCTACGCCCGGGCCGACGACCGCGCGAAGGCCTTCCGATGCGGGTACGACGAGCACCTGACCAAGCCCCTCGATTTCGCCGCCCTCTGCGACCGGCTCGCCCAGGTCTCCCCCCGGCCCTCGCCTCCCGGCCGGCGGGGATGA
- a CDS encoding WD40 repeat domain-containing serine/threonine protein kinase, with amino-acid sequence MSDPEPHPGGTPEVTRATGLPTPGGTNAVPSSPERAEPPTVPGEQEAAPDPIGRSETVSRAPETGEHRATAPHLGGGGRPDGPGRALPVIPGYEILGELGRGSMGVVYRARHRRLHRTCALKMILAGSHAAPESLVRFLAEAESVARLQHPHIVAIHHIGEHEQLPFIELEYLGGGSLADRLDGTPRPPRRAAGLIATLAGAIQAAHEAGVVHRDLKPANILLDDHESPKVADFGVAKALGSDTGLTATDSILGSPSYMAPEQAVGHSREVGPAADVYALGAILYELLTGRPPFRGATVLETLEQVKATDPVPPSRLVPGLPRDVETIALKCLQKEPQKRYAAASALAEDLGHFLAGEPIVARPVPSWERLVKWCRRRPAVAAMVAALHLLLASLLVLGLWSDWQIRASREELRRQNAVARIKLALREFEAANIEVARDHLDDCPEDLRGLEWRLVDRLLDRERETFDDHEWHVWDVAYSPDGRRIASVSGGWIYATSAPGRGRLLIRDADTGSVVFEKPGLRHGLYAVAFDPNSGGRSIATGGGLQHSPDGSLELQVIEGRIDVWDTQTSERRTLDIVDGQNVLDLAYSPDGSVLAAAYGLDVSDTHRGYARLWDVATGEPLGEPFEGRPGGVSAVAFSPDGRLLALAAGFSEEGRNQIEIWDVSAQKPELEHCLSGESKLVHSLAFDPSGRFLASAEMGTYLVRLWDVTTGSQVQVFKGHESFVQDVAFSPDGRLLASCAEDHLVKLWDVETAREVETLRGHPGFVLGVAFDPGGNRLVSGDVRGSVKLWDVEPGKPLRLETDGWARRLAFHPDGKRLVTAAAQYSQEHAPQLWDLDTGRLVHSFPGHERGSLSVALSSGDGALLASGGADYVARIWDLETGRQLPVLDHGGQYFIFDVTFHPRDRTRIAAASGDGTVHLWTIDPSGRTPPEATLVARLGVQIQALAFRPPLGRYLAAGTEDGVVHVLDLEEREEVFAVPGLGEWVIDLAYSPDGVLLATANKASDFEPGSATLLDAETGRVLKTLPHPATVRGVAFHPDGTRLATACDDRTVKLWDLATWQDVLTLRGHKAGVLSVAFDPEGRRLASGSIDHTVLVWDTSPVSPALDR; translated from the coding sequence ATGAGCGATCCCGAACCCCACCCCGGCGGCACGCCCGAGGTCACCCGGGCAACCGGCCTCCCGACCCCCGGCGGGACGAACGCGGTTCCGTCGTCGCCCGAACGGGCGGAGCCGCCCACGGTCCCGGGAGAACAGGAGGCCGCCCCGGACCCGATCGGCCGATCGGAGACTGTCTCCCGGGCCCCGGAGACGGGCGAACACCGCGCGACCGCGCCGCACCTCGGCGGCGGGGGGCGCCCCGACGGGCCGGGCCGCGCCCTGCCGGTCATCCCCGGCTACGAGATCCTCGGCGAGCTGGGCCGGGGCAGCATGGGGGTGGTCTACCGGGCTCGCCACCGCCGGCTCCACCGCACCTGCGCCCTGAAGATGATCCTGGCCGGCTCGCATGCGGCGCCGGAGTCCCTGGTCCGCTTCCTGGCCGAGGCCGAGTCGGTGGCCCGATTGCAGCACCCCCACATCGTGGCCATCCATCACATCGGCGAGCATGAACAACTGCCGTTCATCGAACTGGAGTACCTCGGCGGCGGCAGCCTGGCCGACCGCCTCGACGGCACGCCGCGGCCTCCTCGACGGGCGGCCGGGCTGATCGCCACCCTCGCCGGGGCCATTCAGGCCGCCCATGAGGCCGGCGTGGTGCACCGCGATTTGAAGCCGGCGAACATCCTGCTCGACGACCACGAGTCCCCCAAGGTCGCCGACTTCGGCGTGGCCAAGGCGCTCGGCTCGGACACCGGCCTGACGGCGACCGACTCGATCCTCGGCTCTCCCAGCTACATGGCCCCCGAGCAGGCCGTCGGCCATTCCCGGGAGGTCGGCCCCGCGGCCGACGTCTACGCCCTGGGGGCGATCCTCTACGAGCTGCTCACCGGCCGCCCCCCCTTCCGGGGCGCGACGGTGCTGGAGACCCTGGAGCAGGTCAAGGCAACCGATCCCGTGCCCCCGTCCCGGCTGGTGCCGGGGCTGCCGCGCGATGTCGAGACGATCGCGCTGAAGTGCCTGCAGAAGGAGCCGCAGAAGCGCTACGCCGCCGCCTCGGCGCTGGCCGAGGATCTGGGCCATTTCCTGGCCGGCGAGCCGATCGTGGCCCGGCCGGTGCCGAGCTGGGAACGTCTCGTCAAATGGTGCCGACGTCGGCCGGCGGTCGCGGCCATGGTCGCCGCCCTCCACCTGCTGCTCGCGTCGCTGCTGGTCCTGGGCCTCTGGTCCGACTGGCAGATCCGAGCGTCACGGGAGGAGCTGCGTCGGCAGAACGCGGTGGCCCGCATCAAACTCGCCCTCCGCGAGTTCGAGGCCGCCAACATCGAGGTGGCGAGGGATCACCTGGACGACTGCCCGGAGGACCTCCGCGGCCTGGAATGGCGCCTGGTCGACCGGCTGCTCGACCGGGAACGGGAGACCTTCGACGATCACGAGTGGCACGTCTGGGACGTGGCCTACAGCCCCGACGGCCGCCGGATCGCGTCGGTCTCGGGGGGATGGATCTACGCGACCTCGGCCCCGGGCCGGGGAAGGCTGCTGATCCGAGACGCCGACACGGGGAGCGTCGTCTTCGAGAAACCCGGCCTTCGTCACGGCCTGTACGCCGTCGCGTTCGACCCGAACTCCGGGGGGCGATCCATCGCCACCGGGGGAGGCCTCCAACACTCCCCGGACGGGAGCCTGGAGTTGCAGGTCATCGAGGGCCGCATCGACGTATGGGACACCCAGACCTCGGAGCGTCGGACGCTCGACATCGTCGACGGGCAGAACGTGCTCGACCTGGCCTACAGCCCCGACGGGTCCGTGCTCGCGGCCGCCTATGGCCTCGACGTCTCGGACACGCACCGGGGCTACGCCCGGCTCTGGGACGTCGCCACCGGCGAGCCCCTCGGCGAGCCGTTCGAGGGGCGTCCCGGCGGCGTCTCGGCGGTCGCCTTCAGCCCCGACGGCCGCCTCCTCGCCCTGGCGGCCGGCTTCTCGGAGGAGGGCCGTAACCAGATCGAGATCTGGGACGTGAGCGCGCAGAAGCCGGAGCTGGAGCACTGCCTCTCCGGCGAGAGCAAGCTCGTCCACAGCCTGGCCTTCGACCCGAGCGGCCGGTTCCTCGCCTCGGCGGAGATGGGGACCTACCTCGTCCGACTCTGGGACGTGACCACCGGATCCCAGGTCCAGGTGTTCAAGGGGCACGAGAGCTTCGTCCAGGACGTGGCCTTCAGCCCCGACGGCCGCCTCCTCGCCTCGTGCGCCGAGGACCACCTCGTGAAGCTCTGGGACGTCGAGACCGCCCGAGAGGTCGAGACCTTACGCGGGCATCCGGGCTTCGTCCTGGGCGTGGCTTTCGACCCCGGGGGCAACCGGCTCGTCTCGGGAGACGTGCGCGGCTCGGTGAAGCTCTGGGACGTCGAGCCGGGCAAGCCGCTCCGGCTCGAGACCGACGGCTGGGCCCGACGGCTGGCTTTCCACCCGGACGGGAAACGCCTGGTGACCGCCGCGGCGCAATACTCGCAGGAGCACGCCCCGCAGCTCTGGGACCTCGACACCGGCCGCCTGGTTCATTCCTTCCCGGGCCACGAGCGCGGCTCCCTGTCCGTGGCCCTGAGCAGCGGAGACGGGGCGTTGCTCGCCTCGGGGGGCGCCGATTACGTCGCCCGGATCTGGGACCTGGAGACGGGCCGGCAGCTCCCGGTGCTCGACCACGGGGGGCAGTACTTTATCTTCGACGTCACCTTCCATCCCCGGGACAGGACCCGAATCGCCGCGGCGAGCGGCGACGGGACGGTCCATCTCTGGACGATCGACCCCTCCGGGCGCACGCCGCCCGAGGCGACCCTCGTCGCCCGCCTCGGGGTCCAGATCCAGGCCCTCGCCTTCCGCCCGCCCCTCGGCCGGTATCTGGCCGCGGGGACCGAGGACGGGGTGGTCCACGTCCTGGACCTCGAGGAGCGGGAGGAGGTGTTCGCCGTCCCCGGCCTCGGCGAGTGGGTCATCGACCTCGCCTACAGCCCCGACGGCGTGCTGCTGGCGACCGCCAACAAGGCCAGCGACTTCGAGCCGGGGTCGGCCACCCTCCTGGACGCGGAGACCGGCCGCGTCCTCAAGACGCTCCCCCACCCCGCCACGGTCCGCGGCGTTGCCTTCCACCCCGACGGCACCCGGCTGGCGACGGCCTGCGATGACCGGACGGTCAAGCTCTGGGACCTGGCCACCTGGCAGGACGTGCTCACCCTCCGCGGCCACAAGGCGGGCGTCCTCAGCGTCGCGTTCGACCCCGAAGGCCGCCGCCTCGCCTCCGGGAGCATCGATCATACGGTGCTGGTCTGGGACACGTCTCCCGTCTCTCCAGCCCTCGACCGATGA
- a CDS encoding FAD-dependent oxidoreductase, which produces MNASGRTIVIVGGVAGGASAAARARRIDEHARIILFEKDGHVSFANCGLPYYIGGEIADREKLLVAPSELLERRFRLDVRTRQEVVSIDRQAKTVTVRDHASGGDYAQSYDRLILAPGASPLVPPLEGADAPGVFTLRNLEDTDRIKAAVDASGARIAAVIGAGYIGLEMVEQLSRLGFRVALAELQPQILPLFDPEMVRPIEDDLRSRGVDLHLGDGIEAVLTGPDGRARGVLLKSGAEVDAEVVILGLGVRPNLGLARDAGLEVGDGPGGGIATNEFMQTSDPDIYAVGDAAEYPYGPTGSPMRVALAGPANRAGRIAGEHAASGRSRPMAEVFGTAIVRCFDRVAAMTGLTMTLARRLDRPARSVVVVSNNHAGYYPGAEPITLKLVYEPGTGKVLGAQALGGEGVDKRIDVIATSLHFGGTVADLAGLDLAYAPPFGAAKDPVHMAAFAACNQLDGLVDFVEPDADLSHVPQFVDVRTPKEVADEPFPGVDRPINIPLDELRDRINELDPSAETVVSCRTGVRSHVAQRLLRQLGFEKVKAVSGGEMVRSRAWRSGDGG; this is translated from the coding sequence ATGAACGCTTCGGGACGGACCATCGTGATCGTCGGCGGCGTGGCCGGGGGGGCTTCGGCCGCGGCCCGGGCCAGGAGGATCGACGAGCATGCCCGGATCATCCTCTTCGAGAAGGACGGGCACGTCTCCTTCGCCAACTGCGGCCTGCCCTACTACATCGGCGGCGAGATCGCCGATCGCGAGAAGCTCCTCGTCGCCCCGAGTGAGCTGCTCGAACGACGCTTCCGCCTCGACGTGAGGACCCGCCAGGAGGTCGTCTCCATCGACCGGCAGGCGAAGACGGTCACCGTCCGCGACCACGCCTCGGGAGGAGACTACGCGCAATCGTATGACCGGCTGATCCTCGCCCCCGGCGCCTCCCCGCTGGTGCCCCCACTGGAGGGGGCCGACGCGCCCGGCGTCTTCACCCTGAGGAACCTGGAGGACACCGACCGCATCAAGGCCGCCGTCGACGCCTCCGGGGCGAGGATCGCCGCCGTGATCGGCGCCGGCTACATCGGCCTGGAGATGGTCGAGCAGCTCTCCCGGCTCGGCTTCAGGGTCGCCCTGGCCGAGCTGCAACCCCAGATCCTCCCCCTGTTCGACCCCGAGATGGTCCGCCCCATCGAGGACGACCTGCGGAGCCGAGGGGTCGACCTGCACCTGGGGGACGGCATCGAGGCCGTCCTCACCGGCCCCGACGGCAGGGCCCGGGGCGTCCTCCTCAAGAGTGGTGCCGAGGTCGACGCCGAGGTCGTCATCCTCGGCCTCGGCGTCCGGCCGAACCTGGGGCTGGCCCGGGACGCCGGGCTGGAGGTCGGCGACGGGCCCGGCGGCGGGATCGCGACGAATGAATTCATGCAGACGAGCGACCCCGACATTTACGCCGTCGGCGACGCCGCCGAGTATCCCTACGGCCCGACCGGGTCGCCGATGCGGGTCGCCCTGGCCGGGCCGGCCAACCGGGCCGGGCGGATCGCCGGGGAACACGCCGCCTCGGGACGGTCCCGGCCGATGGCCGAGGTCTTCGGCACGGCCATCGTCCGCTGCTTCGACCGGGTCGCCGCGATGACCGGCCTGACGATGACGCTCGCCCGGCGCCTCGACCGCCCGGCCCGGAGCGTCGTCGTCGTCTCCAACAACCACGCCGGATACTACCCCGGCGCCGAGCCGATCACCCTGAAGCTCGTCTACGAGCCGGGGACGGGCAAGGTCCTCGGCGCCCAGGCCCTCGGCGGCGAGGGGGTCGACAAGCGGATCGACGTGATCGCCACCTCCCTGCACTTCGGCGGCACCGTGGCCGACCTCGCCGGGCTCGACCTCGCCTACGCCCCCCCCTTCGGCGCCGCCAAGGACCCGGTCCACATGGCCGCCTTCGCCGCCTGCAACCAGCTCGACGGCCTCGTCGACTTCGTCGAGCCCGACGCCGACCTCTCCCACGTCCCCCAGTTCGTCGACGTCCGCACCCCGAAGGAAGTCGCCGACGAGCCCTTCCCCGGCGTCGATCGCCCGATCAACATCCCCCTGGATGAGCTGCGCGATCGCATCAACGAACTCGACCCCTCGGCCGAGACGGTCGTCTCCTGCCGGACGGGCGTCCGCTCGCACGTCGCCCAGCGGCTGCTCCGCCAGCTCGGGTTTGAGAAGGTAAAGGCCGTCAGCGGCGGGGAGATGGTCCGGAGCCGGGCCTGGCGATCGGGAGATGGTGGCTGA
- a CDS encoding Gfo/Idh/MocA family protein: MRNGSSNRRVFLMNSAAAAGAAATVNLAHVAHAAGTDTIRVGLVGCGGRGTGAAEQALTADEGCRLVSMAELFKDRMESSLQTLIRSRIGDRVDVTEDSMFVGFDAYKDVIDSCDVVVLTTTPHFRPLHLAYAVEQNKHAFVEKPMAVDPAGLRQYLQSVRDAAEKGLSIVNGFCWRYHEPRRATMQQVFDGAIGDIRAIETTYNSQGVWEPRKTREECSSDMEYQLRNWYYYTWLSGDHIVEQAVHGIDTMNWAMKGALPERAWGVGGRQVRTAERYGNIYDHFSVVYEYPDDVRGYHHCRHWPNTDNQVKDYVIGAKGVCDVFGNRISGENRWRYRGESNNMYQTEHDEMYAALRAGKPINNGEQGAVSTLLAIMGRMVAYTGKTFTWDEALNSPERLGPESYDWGDAPNYPIPIPGVTDIA; encoded by the coding sequence ATGCGAAACGGCAGCTCCAACCGCCGCGTCTTCCTGATGAACTCGGCCGCCGCCGCCGGAGCCGCGGCGACGGTCAACCTGGCCCACGTCGCCCACGCCGCCGGCACCGACACCATCCGGGTCGGCCTGGTCGGCTGCGGCGGGCGCGGCACCGGCGCCGCCGAGCAGGCGCTCACCGCCGACGAGGGCTGCCGCCTCGTCTCCATGGCCGAGCTGTTCAAGGACCGCATGGAGTCCAGCCTCCAGACCCTCATCCGCTCCCGGATCGGCGACCGCGTCGACGTGACCGAGGACTCGATGTTCGTCGGCTTCGACGCCTACAAGGACGTCATCGACTCCTGCGACGTCGTCGTCCTCACCACCACCCCCCACTTCCGCCCCCTGCACCTGGCCTACGCCGTCGAGCAGAACAAGCACGCCTTCGTCGAGAAGCCGATGGCCGTCGACCCGGCCGGCCTCCGCCAGTACCTCCAGTCCGTCCGGGACGCCGCCGAGAAGGGCCTCTCCATCGTCAACGGCTTCTGCTGGCGCTACCACGAGCCCCGACGCGCCACCATGCAGCAGGTCTTCGACGGCGCCATCGGCGACATCCGGGCCATCGAGACCACCTACAACAGCCAGGGCGTCTGGGAGCCCCGCAAGACCCGCGAAGAGTGCTCCAGCGACATGGAGTACCAGCTCCGCAACTGGTACTACTACACCTGGCTCTCCGGCGACCACATCGTCGAGCAGGCCGTCCACGGCATCGACACCATGAACTGGGCCATGAAGGGCGCCCTGCCCGAGCGGGCCTGGGGCGTCGGCGGCCGGCAGGTCCGCACCGCCGAGCGGTACGGCAACATCTACGACCACTTCTCCGTCGTCTACGAGTACCCCGACGACGTCCGCGGCTACCACCACTGCCGACACTGGCCCAACACCGACAACCAGGTGAAGGACTACGTCATCGGCGCCAAGGGCGTGTGCGACGTCTTCGGCAACCGGATCAGCGGGGAGAACCGCTGGCGGTACCGGGGCGAGAGCAACAACATGTACCAGACCGAGCACGACGAGATGTACGCCGCCCTCCGCGCCGGCAAGCCGATCAACAACGGCGAGCAGGGCGCCGTCTCCACCCTGCTGGCGATCATGGGCCGCATGGTCGCCTACACCGGCAAGACCTTCACCTGGGACGAGGCCCTCAACAGCCCCGAGCGCCTCGGCCCCGAGTCCTACGACTGGGGAGACGCCCCCAACTACCCCATCCCCATCCCCGGCGTGACCGACATCGCCTGA
- a CDS encoding DUF4058 family protein, whose translation MPTIFPGMDPYLEHPSLWPGFHNWFIISMAEAMQQRLRPRYLAAVEARVYIEGGDRDVIPDVLIRRPGPRPDGPGPGGRQAVAVAEEDGPVIVRAAPGVEVNESYLTILDRSSGLRVVTVIELLSPSNKCRGPGRSLYRQKQRDVLGSDAHLVELDLLRTGRHTVAVPGGLAESRGPYHYLICVTRARRPRDEFELYPRSLRRPLPTLSIPLADPDPDLRLDLNPVLSRTYDAGSYRDRIDYARPCRPALSDEDQAWADGLIRRPEPPADV comes from the coding sequence ATGCCCACCATCTTCCCCGGCATGGACCCGTACCTGGAGCACCCGAGCCTCTGGCCGGGCTTCCACAACTGGTTCATCATCTCGATGGCCGAGGCGATGCAGCAGCGGCTCCGGCCGCGCTACCTCGCCGCGGTCGAGGCGAGGGTCTACATCGAGGGGGGCGACCGGGACGTGATCCCCGACGTCCTGATCCGACGTCCCGGCCCCCGGCCCGATGGCCCCGGGCCCGGGGGACGCCAGGCCGTCGCCGTCGCGGAGGAGGACGGGCCGGTGATCGTCCGGGCCGCTCCGGGGGTCGAGGTCAACGAGTCGTACCTGACGATCCTCGACCGCTCCTCGGGCCTCCGGGTGGTGACGGTAATCGAGCTGCTCAGCCCCTCGAACAAGTGCCGGGGGCCGGGCCGATCGCTCTACAGGCAGAAGCAGCGCGACGTCCTGGGGAGCGACGCCCACCTCGTCGAGCTGGACCTGCTCCGCACCGGCCGGCACACCGTCGCCGTGCCCGGAGGGCTGGCCGAATCCCGAGGGCCGTATCACTACCTCATCTGCGTCACCCGGGCCCGACGTCCCCGGGACGAGTTCGAACTCTACCCCCGGTCCCTCCGGCGCCCCCTGCCGACCCTCTCCATCCCCCTGGCCGACCCCGACCCCGACCTCCGCCTCGACCTCAACCCCGTCCTCTCCCGGACCTACGACGCCGGCTCCTACCGGGACCGGATCGACTACGCCCGCCCCTGCCGCCCGGCGCTCTCGGACGAGGATCAAGCCTGGGCCGATGGGCTGATCCGGCGGCCCGAGCCCCCGGCCGATGTCTGA